A region of Fibrobacter succinogenes subsp. succinogenes S85 DNA encodes the following proteins:
- a CDS encoding fibrobacter succinogenes major paralogous domain-containing protein produces the protein MSSQYAQLQVNGNYYNENLFKNSISPVTLRGIVDLKDRESVNINVLMHLAYKRVVYLFTKSGEYKNVPAAKAAAEQEIMKAFGFGGANHPFEDLTIFGKTSDDAKLLAASILLQGDLEETDLLSRLTSIANNIEEDGTWDNSEKMRVSMADWIMSYSYGMVGIRQMLEEINPQVPAFEKYVSLFVGEAYGFGACTDENDGDYVQLKNGNSKNLGEYYVCEDNVWRMMFSTEKLYERACTAKRAGEFMTTPRNEIYICDGGNGYWRPATTYDHPKEYYMNSEVNYGKLKDTRDGKEYKTVVIGTQTWMAENLNYYDKDNYNLVGNAKCYQEEDKNCDVGGRLYSWTAAMNISTKYRLSWYDKDIQYPHQGICPDGWHIPDSTEWRTLADYVKKVDGSSGLLMSSKGWKASNYKPSTDPYGFSVIPVGAYYGRYADAHADFSQTEFDDDGLFANFWSAEEGKEFNLAVYVFFDYRRDYMSMTASVYNEKERGFSVRCIKTEDESEE, from the coding sequence TTGTCTAGTCAATATGCTCAGTTACAAGTCAATGGCAATTACTATAATGAAAACTTGTTCAAAAATTCAATATCGCCGGTGACTTTGCGTGGTATTGTTGACTTGAAAGATCGAGAAAGCGTAAACATCAATGTGCTGATGCATTTGGCTTATAAGCGTGTGGTCTATCTTTTTACCAAGAGTGGCGAGTATAAAAATGTTCCTGCGGCAAAGGCTGCCGCTGAACAGGAAATCATGAAGGCTTTTGGTTTTGGTGGTGCTAACCATCCTTTTGAGGATTTGACGATTTTTGGTAAAACATCGGACGATGCCAAATTGCTTGCCGCATCGATTCTTTTACAGGGAGATTTGGAAGAAACGGATTTGTTGAGTCGTCTTACGAGCATTGCTAATAATATTGAAGAAGATGGAACTTGGGACAACAGCGAAAAAATGCGAGTTTCTATGGCAGACTGGATTATGTCCTATTCGTATGGGATGGTCGGCATTCGCCAGATGCTCGAAGAAATCAATCCTCAAGTACCGGCATTCGAAAAGTATGTAAGCTTGTTTGTTGGTGAAGCTTATGGCTTTGGTGCGTGCACGGATGAAAATGATGGTGATTATGTTCAGCTGAAAAATGGTAATAGCAAAAATCTCGGTGAATACTATGTCTGTGAAGACAATGTATGGCGAATGATGTTCTCCACTGAAAAACTTTATGAAAGAGCTTGTACTGCCAAGAGGGCTGGAGAGTTTATGACGACCCCGCGCAATGAAATTTATATCTGCGATGGGGGCAATGGATATTGGCGCCCAGCAACGACTTACGACCATCCGAAAGAATACTACATGAATAGTGAAGTGAATTACGGCAAGTTAAAGGATACCCGTGATGGTAAGGAATATAAGACGGTCGTTATTGGTACTCAGACTTGGATGGCTGAAAATCTGAACTATTACGATAAGGATAATTATAATTTGGTCGGTAATGCCAAGTGCTATCAGGAAGAAGATAAAAACTGCGATGTTGGAGGTAGGCTTTATTCGTGGACCGCTGCGATGAATATCTCTACGAAGTATAGACTCAGTTGGTATGATAAAGATATTCAATATCCGCATCAGGGAATTTGCCCAGATGGTTGGCATATCCCTGATTCTACTGAATGGCGTACTTTAGCAGATTATGTAAAAAAGGTTGACGGTTCTTCGGGACTTTTGATGTCATCTAAGGGTTGGAAAGCTTCAAACTATAAGCCGTCGACAGATCCCTATGGATTTTCTGTAATTCCGGTGGGCGCCTATTATGGAAGATATGCTGATGCTCATGCGGATTTCAGTCAAACGGAATTTGATGATGACGGTTTGTTTGCGAACTTCTGGTCTGCCGAGGAAGGTAAAGAATTTAATTTAGCGGTTTATGTCTTCTTTGATTATAGAAGAGATTATATGTCGATGACTGCTAGTGTTTATAACGAAAAGGAACGTGGATTTTCTGTTCGCTGCATAAAGACTGAGGATGAATCCGAAGAGTAG
- the queF gene encoding preQ(1) synthase, producing the protein MRSEAELEGVTLLGNNKTQYKTTYSPEVLEKFPNKHPGNDYMVTFNCPEFTSLCPKTGQPDFAEIKINYIPDQYLVESKSLKLYMFSFRNHGDFHEDCVNIIMKDLVKLLNPKYIEVEGIFMPRGGISLYPFANYGKPGTEFEAIAKTRLFAAIDRRK; encoded by the coding sequence ATGCGTTCAGAAGCTGAACTCGAAGGCGTTACGCTGCTCGGCAACAACAAGACCCAGTACAAGACCACTTACAGCCCCGAAGTGCTCGAAAAGTTCCCGAACAAGCATCCGGGTAACGATTACATGGTCACGTTCAACTGCCCGGAATTCACGAGCCTTTGCCCGAAAACCGGTCAGCCGGACTTTGCCGAAATCAAGATCAACTACATTCCGGACCAGTATTTGGTGGAATCCAAGTCGCTCAAGCTTTACATGTTCTCGTTCCGCAATCACGGGGATTTCCATGAAGACTGCGTGAACATCATCATGAAGGACTTGGTGAAATTGCTCAACCCGAAGTACATCGAAGTCGAAGGCATCTTTATGCCGCGCGGTGGCATTTCTCTTTATCCGTTTGCAAACTATGGCAAGCCGGGTACCGAATTCGAAGCTATCGCCAAGACGCGCCTCTTCGCCGCTATCGATAGGAGAAAGTAA